aaaaaggaatgaagttaataaaaaacTGCCTAGGTTTTAAGAAAACATAATATGAATCGAAAAAAATCAGGAATtcgtaataaaatatatactttgactcattatccgtgttattcgtgTATCCCGGCAAGGTCGAGTTCCGAAGAGCCCGAATAATCAGCGCTCCATTGTAACTGTGCATATATTCTCATAGAAAAATAATTAGAAATGTAAGTAAAGTAACCTTTTATTTGTGTACTTTTGCAGTAAATTACCATCACTAAGTGTTAATAATTGGAACTCTTTTCTGTAATACAATAGCCACCCTTTATTATTCGAGTTGGGTTGAAAGTGATAAGCTTCTATTTCATTTCTGAGATTATTTTTCTGAGAACTGTCCAGACAAAATATGAAATGCTTTGCTTGGGGCTGGAAAAACGTGGCGTTCTAGGAAGTGCCCGAGGCAATTCTACAAATAACACTTTCAACGTCCAGCAGCTGTGTTTTTCGCTTTCGATGCCCAACGTACAAAATCAATATGGATTTCTCGTTTTACTCGTGGTACACCATCAAACTTGACAGAGCGAGAGGGAAGGTTTTTTTGCTAGGGTAGTAGTGCTGTGCAGCAAGAAACAAATTGAGCCCTTCAGTATATTGATGAGTACATCAATCATTGTCCTGGATAAATAGTGTGCTAGGCATTACCACAGCATCTTTGACATTACAACCTACGTAGCCATGCTGGGCTTATATAGGTTTCGCAAGAATTACATTAACCACGCAAACGGTCAATCAGACTTCACTGCAAGGAGGTGGTTTGGATGAGAAATGGGCTATGTTTGGAATGGTAGGTGGGTGGTGGTCTAATGGTGGTAGACGTACAGTCTAACATTAGATCTTAGGCGCGCCTTTCAATGAACACTAACGTAATAACTAGGTATTACCTCGTGATCTTGGAAAAACATGCTTATCATGGTAAAGAAATCGATCATGGTCTCGCGCCTTTTTTATCCTAGTCTTGATGGGAGGCTGAGTCCACGCCGTCTTAACACTTCAATTTGGGTCTAGCATGCGTTCTGTGCGCTAGTAAAAGCTGTAAATTTATGTTCCGAGATATATTGTCCAGCGTCATACCAATGACATGACCAGCCCACTGTATCCAACCGAGCTTGATTTGCTGCATGATTCTGATCGGAAAAGGTCTCCACACGTACGAAGGCAAAGGATCCTTTGAGCATCTTGTTCTAGCTCTTCTGCTTACAGGGTCTCGGCACATTTGGAAAGCAAAGTATGATACAGTTTCATCCACAAACTTTATGACAGGATTCTCAGAACATGTAAATCTTTTGCTTTAAGACTATTCCTATGCTGTTGCTGGTTTGCAATATGTTGCCAGGGTCGCTTCATCACTTTGATCTCggatttaaaaatttaatgaaaattgtCTTCCATGAGGTGCATGTTTTTGGAAATAGAACACGATTCAGTTGCCAAAACTGGTTGAACATCTTTATAAAATATGGAATTTGGAACATTCAACAAGTTCAACAACAAGAAGAGGTCTAGCGTTCATCAAACCAGATTCTTGGAATTTTTGGAGCAAATATTTTTCTCCATAGGACGATTACCCGCTTCGGAACGTTCCTTgcaaaagttgaaaaaaacaactctcATTGGTAATTTGAAAAGACACTCTGCATAACACAGTCAGTTAATTCGAGAAGCCACGACGCCTGTTGCATAGAGCATCTTGATTGCTGGAGTAGACAAAACCGGTGGATAAATATTGGCAAGGTAAAGTTTTGTAATAAAGAGGGCCATTCTATAGAGTGTTTGGCTTCAGACAGATTTCGTGAATGGTAAGGAAGCATCTTATCGTAAGTAGCGCGAATTTTCCTTTGATAGACTGCTTAATCATTCATAGCTCAGTACTCAAAAGTAGAAGTGACTCGACTGCAGACCAGTTTTATTGCTACATAGAGTCGACCGGTctttaagccggtctcatggtacagtcgtcaactcgtacgacttaacaacatgcccgtcatgggttcaagccccaaatagaccgtgccgccatacgtaggactgactatcctgctatggggggaaatcaataagtcactgaaagccaaccccacaagtgggttggcaggccttgaccggcatcggttgttgagccaaaagaagagaagaaaagaagagagTCGACATAAAGCTTTACCCTCTTCAATCCATTAATGCCGTATTAGTAGCTAAACAAATCATCCAGTCTCGTCTGATTTGACGCAACAATCGTTGTCTGTTTATGTCTATCTTAGCCACTTATGGGCTTGCCATTGCAGTTATCCAACTGTCCCAAATGTTCTCTATTTTCACTAACCCACACATTACTGTTCCATACATCCTGAGATCCTCATCATTAAAACATTTGTTAATACTTTGAGCCGCGTTCGTTAACAACCCGGTAGCccgtcgaaaaaaaaaagcttgcgCTGAACAAAAACCTTTCTTCGAGCAAACAATTCCCCACACAATGCGTAAAgcgaaaagaaggaaaaaaagagtgCTTTTGTCCGATTGCGGTAAGCAGTTAGCGGCTCGTTGGAATCCTTTTACCATCCGTTCTCATCCGTTCCGTCCCCTTTTTTGCGTTTTGCCCCATCCCCAAACATCGGCTGAAGTGTCCCCGTTGGGCCATTTTGGGTGTATTTTATGTGAACTCCAACCCCGGTCCGTAGGTCGGGTATTATTTTCGCTCTGTGAAATGGCATTAAGATTCATCGCATGAAGCATCCGCCCCTTTTCCTTCGGGGGGAGAGCAGTAGTGAGCAGTTGatcagatttttttatccTTCCTTCGATTGCGCCACGATTGTGAAAGTGGCGAATGGAGGCAGATAGGaagcaaagcaagcaaaactcCAGATACAGACTCCAGAAGGGATAAGATGGTGAACGAATgaggggaagggggaaagGGTGGGTTTGAGAGAGCGGGAAGGGCGTGAAGGCAGTATATAACTTGCTCCAATTTCATTCGAGGGACCTGTTTTATTTACTCGCTGGCTGGCAGACGGAAAAAGTTGGTCTTCAGTAGCTCAGCAAACGATGTTGGCCCTTGGTTTCGGAGCTTTGCCGGGAAACACGACTTAAACTTTAGTGACAGTTGTTAAACTGTTTATGTTGTGTtggaaaatggtaaaatatTAGATGTATCTTATCACGACATTGTAACGATATGGTGTTACtatgttttatgcttttttcgGTTTGTGTAAGGAAATCAGTACTTACGtatatttttactttatttatgtatatttttttaagtttaaatttttatatAACTCAACTACATACAATTTGCCTATAAATGTAATAACACTTTTTAGTAAATTACGtatttatttatgaaagtactttgaacatatttttaacTATCTTTTCGACAAAGGATCTTTTCCTCCACTCTAAATCACGATATTTGATCTCTTTGCTAATTAAATGCGGTTTGTTCACGAACAAAATTAATGAACACCTCGCTTATCATTACTTTATATTGCCTGCTTCCGGCAAAGTGCGTGAAAATGCCCGCGAGACATCTTTCACCGTACAGCCCGAGATGCCAAAAATATGGTATTGATATTGATTACATTTGTAACCTGAccgttaaaaaaaacctcccagcTCACCCATAACAAGCCAACACCAGATGCCACGATCTTTCTCGAGACaggtaaaatttaatttatttccccGTACGCAGAAGCCTGCTGGGAAGGAGTTTTcccgttgtttttttctttctttcttccggGAACGCAGCAACAGCGCGCGCGTCTTTATTGCGCCTCCCAGCGGAAGCTGTTTGTCAATGATTTATCTGCGTAATGGTAGCGTCGAAAGACATTATGGCTTCACAAGCCTACCCGTGGGAAAGCGGGACCTCATTTTGTGgttcgtttgctgttttttttttttaatcgtttGGTTTCTCTGCCAGCGGGAAAAGTTTACCGTCAACAAGGAAAACAGGACCGTCAACCGTCGTGCTCACCTGCGAAATGCTGAGCTAGCGGGCCGGGCGTCGTACTAAGGAGTTGAGCGGTTTGACTTCACCCTAAGAAGGTGTTGGTTCTCTCTTCTGGATCTGCTTTCATCTACCCGTCAGAGAGAAAACTAATGATCCTGCCGTTGGTCGTTGGGCGTATGGCTTGGCATTTGCAATCGGCCGTTTGGAGCCGTTTGCTGGTGGAATGGAGTCGCACAGAGACACATTTAAATTCAGGCCCAATTCAGCGGcgtaaaataacttttgtcaATTAGTACCGAAGCTTAATGTTGATTGAGATGCCCGGTTGGGTAGGAAAGAGGCGGCCTGTTGTTTATGGCAATTCTATACGAAAAGGGGAACGTTTTTGGGGTTCGATGTTTTAAGCGTGAGCCATGTTAAAATTGGAGAAGACGGTTTAATGACAGTTTTGATCGTGAACGAGCGATGTGAGTCGGATTATGTATTGTGTAACAAACGGTACGGGAAATAGGATGAATGATCCTTCGGAACGGATTCGTTCCTTGTTGTATGGCACATATGGAttaaaatatcatttgactCGTTATATCGTGAATTGATGAATATGCGCATTTAATGAGCAGCAGAAGCGCGAAAGCCGATTTCAGCGCTTATCTTTTAGTTCAATACACTGCTTTTATTGTGGTAGACAGTCTGTTTTGAAGATATGTTGCTAGGTTGTAATTAGAGCTTTCGTTCCATTTGGTATTGTTTTATTGAGTGAGTATAAAATAGAAATCAAACATGAGATTATTTATGTATATTCAGACGATGAAAGTTGTGTTTAATTTGCTCTGTGATGTGTTAAGATGCTGTTAAAATTTATTACAACTAAGGCTACAACAAATTAGGCGgctaatatttaaaaattttacgTCATTATTTACTTTCTTTGTTGGGACAATATCCAACTCGAATGGTGGTTAGGttacataattttttttttaattttaagcgTGTTGAAAGATATAAAATATCAAAGATAATTCAATTAGAGAGAGACATTTAGGGTTGTTAAGTAATACAGTGGAGTCCCTCAGAACGAGTACCTCTTATTAAGAGTGTTTCGAATTAACTAGTGAGTCACTGGAAAGGATTAAACTCGTTATGCCCACATTATTTTATTCGTTGTTGTTGGCAAAGctatttttttccaattcaTTTTGTGTCTTATGTTACCTGCAATACTTTTATTGTATTTCATTCCTGAACAGATAATCCATGGTTTTTATTGAACAATACaagaaccattttttttaattaaattttatatttaaaatgttCTCCAAATTTGTAGTAAATATAACCTAAAAGCCACATTTCCCAAACTACTACCCTTAGTACTAGTGTAAGGTTTAAGTACCACTTATCACAGGAACAAAGGTAACTAGGTAACAAAAGAGTTCAACATCGAAAACAATCATGAGAGGATAATCGCCATACAGCTATAATATAGGGATCAGTGCCAGAGTATACAAGACAACTTTACATCTGGCTCTTCACTGGACATGCAAGGCAAAAAGGACAATGACAGAAAAGAGAAATCCAGCGCtgagacaacaaaaaaataagaacaCTATATCGGAGATAGTATCGCGACTCTCGTGAAGTAAAATGGGAGAAACTAGGACACTGACTGGCGTTAGGACATAAACAGGGATTGAACATCACTGATTGGGAGTAAGGCAAAAGATGTGGACTGGAATTGAAAGTAGTCTCGAAACAGAAAATAATAACTTTAAGGGATAAGGCAGCACACAtagcacatttcttttaaATCGAGCATCTCTTAAATGTGAACTCAGGagagaataataaaaaaattaaagaaaaacatgGAAACATTTTAGCtaacaaatatttttcattctaaTTATTGGTCTACGTAATTATACCGAAACTTCCCACATCAAACTCTTCCTTACTACAATCTCTACTCCTAACTGTCATCCAAACGGCTAGGAAAACGACACTGAACACATTCAAACCAACTTCCGTCCCAACAACAACCCATCGAATGGAAACACTTTAATGTGTGCACAAGCTGCAacaaagttttgtaaaacacAATACTGCCCGGACGCGAGCAGCGCGTTAAAAGGTTAGCAAAACTGCTGCTTCTCCCCTTTGTGCACTGCCGCTCCGTTGTCGCGGCACATAATATCGCTTTTCATACGACCCGCCATGCTTCCACCATTCGGGTTACAAAGTTCGAGAGCACAGTGGTTTGGTACtagacatgggcaaaatgAATCAGAACTGAATGATTCATTCCAATCTTTACACTGAGTGAACGAGTACCGCACCGCCAGATAAATGGAAATGATTCttccgcacgctagcggtgcggtattgattctcCGTGCGGATGCTCTCCCTATCGACTATGAAagtgtgcgatacatctccgcacgctagcggtgcggtattgattctcCGTGCGGACGTTCTCCGCGCCGACTATGAatgtgtgcgatacatctccgcacgctagcggtgcggtaaTGATTCTTTGTGCGGACGTTCTCCGCGCCGACTATGAatgtgtgcgatacatctccgcacgctagcggtgcggtaaTGATTCTTTGTGCGGACGTTCTCCGCGCCGACTATGAatgtgtgcgatacatctccgcacgctagcggtgcggtattggTTCTCCGTGCGGAAACTCTCCATACCGATCATAAAAGTGTGCAACAAACCACCGCACGCGGTGCGGAGTTCATTCTCCTACTCAGAAAATCAGCATGCTTTTTCGATCTGATAGTGTGTTAAATAGAACGAGAAAGCTTCTGTTATCCATGTCTTCTTTCCCGTTCCGCAAAATAGCAATACAATTTCGCTCTAGTAGTTTTTCTTCATCAGACCGAAACTGCAGGTAATTTTCCATAAGTTTGAAGCACCCGATGTCGGCTCTGAATTTATGAAGAAGATTCTCCTCATGGACTATAGTTAACCACAGTTTATTAAACGGTACGATTAATTGAATGAGTGTTATGAATCCGTTGTTTTGAACGGCGATAAagttacatttttataaaaaatactttaaacgagtagaacacaaaatgaataatgatataaggaaataaaacaaatcgtgATAAATTTAAAGTTTACATGAGCATTAAAACAactttgatttcctttttctatgtttgtaaatgtaactttataaaaaaaataaaataaaatcgtttGGATATTTTTACAGCATATAATCGATATTTAAAAACGTACCGCACCTCAGGCGTGCGAAAGAATCACCGCACGCGTTCAGTTCATTCCACTGAGCGAACTGGACCGCACTTGATctttaaaaagaatcatttttccCATGACTATTTGGTACAGCACCGAGTACAATCATCGAGTACGAAAGCAAACCAAGGGAACGATGCTTCACAAGacaccacacagacacacacgagCACCCACTTCGGTAGGGAAGAGTGAAAGGCGCTAAGAGATTCGCCCAACAACGGGTAATGCAAAAGTGCAAGCGTGTGCTTTCCTTTTGTGGTGCATCGGCGCACAGCTTCCTCGCTTTATTCGTGTTCCGCTTTTAATATGATCCCAGATATGCGGTGTGTGCAGAAGACAACGgcaagaaaatgaaaacgccCGGAACAGGTTCCCGTGCCGGGCGAACTATGGAAGTGCATACGGATTAAAAGTTTGCACGGCGCGAAGTCTGCGGGACGAACGCGCGACTGCGACCTCCGCTGTGGTTCGATGTGGTTTGAGATGAGTTTAATCTTGGCGCGTTTTATGCTGCTATTGGAGTAGTGCTGTTCGATGCCGTTAGCAAAAGGTCAAtattgtttgtgtttcattaTTTGTAACGTCCTGGTTGAAATTGTTAACACTGTCACAATGTTGTAGACGAAGTTTGCCAGGAGTAAATGGATTTGTGAAGTTCGCTACAATACTTTCTTAATGTTCATGAAAATAAACTCTTAAATTAATAATCTTTTTATAACacaattatatttaaatatcgattaaatttttttgtttgtgacaaattgtattttatttattcaaattattgGTTCTTTACCTttttaatcatatttttttcaattttattataatgcttgttttattatttttgttcaatttctttTCGTATTTAAAACTCTCATTCATATATTCTGTActtttgtttagctttttgctattttttccACATTTCAGAGTGTTATGCTAGattagaattattttttttattttttcatgtttctgTAGTTGTTTTATAAcatcttcttttatttttatttcccatttctttttaattgttgttgttatagctatattttcatttcatttgataTCTTATGTTACAAGTAATACTTTTAGTGTGTTTATTATCTTCGGTTTATCTATTGTTTTGAAGTATTCAACAATTCTTGTCAGTTTtgtatttgattattttgttttaactacttttttttatttgttattaactcgtttttgtagttgttttAGATCACctaaatttattttcatttcctgcTTCTTTTTCATTGTTGCTATAGctatattttcatttcatttgacATCTTCTGTTACAAGTAATacttttgatgtttttattATCATCAGTTCATCTATTGCTTTGACTTATTTGACaatttttgccaattttgtgtttgattATATCATTTTAAATACTTGTTTTCAATTGGTTTTTCTTGACTCGTTCagcattttttgtattttttaacaaatatttACGTTATTATATAGTTTTTTGGCAATGTAAAAAAAGGCTTTCTTTACTTTTCCAAAATACTGATCAATGTCTTAAATTTACATCGTATTATCGTTTACAGCTCAATACACTTACATACATAAATGAACGTTTTACAGACATAATTaaacaatgaaatgaatttGTACCAAATTTTCACCACACAAACCGTGAAGCAAAGCGCACTGTCCACCGGCGTCTTGTGAAGCGCACTCTTCGGTTAGTGCGGATGAAAATGCACTGCATCAGTGGCGGTCGGTGCATGCGAATCGTTGCAACGCAATCGCACTCTACAATCAAACCAATACAAAATGCACCCGCTTTACCATTATTGCACACCGCTGCTTTACTGCTGCCTGGTGCTGCTAGTGTCCTTGTGCCTATGTGCGATCAAAACCGAGGAAAACTCCAGCTGTCCCGCTTGTGGTTCGTATTCTACTCGCTCGCTAGCACGCAGGGAAAAAAAGGTGTCCATGTATTAAGAGTGCTTTTAATCCCACCCCCCCATTCCATCCTCCATCTCTCGTTCGGTAGTTTGCGGTAAGGTGCCGAACCCACCGTTACCGAACAGTTTGCGCGTGATCGGCGGTAACACTTCCGACATCGACCAGTACCCCTGGATGGCGGCGCTCTACTATCGGCAACAGTTTACCTGCGGTGGAAGTTTGATTAACGATCGCTACATCCTGACGGCGGCCCACTGTGTGGCCCGGATGGATGCGGCCGGGTTCGAGGTGTACCTGCGGCGTCCGAACATTGCCACCCTCAACCCCGAAGCCGTGCACCGGCGAGTGGCACGGATCGTAATGAACCGCTACCAGGAGCTGCGGAACAACAATGATGTggcgctgctactgctgcatgGGCCCGTCGGGGTTGCGGATGGGCTCGTGCCAATCTGTCTGCCGGTGGATGGGTCGAACTTTGACGGCAAGGAGGCCATCGTTACCGGCTGGGGCACGACGGAGAGTGGGGAGCTGTCGGAGCACCTGCAGCAGCTTACCGTGCCCATACTTACGAACCAGCAGTGCCGGAAGTCGGGTTACTTTCGGTTTCAGATCACGGCGAAAATGTTGTGCGCCGGGTACCTGGAGGGGGGCCGTGATTCGTGCCAAGGTGACAGTGGTGGACCGCTGCAGCTGGCGAAGGGTGAAACGGGCCAGCAGCAGATTGTGGGCGTTGTGTCCTGGGGCAATGAGTGTGCCCAACGAAATTATCCCGGTGTGTACGCGCGTGTTACCCGGTTCGTGAGCTGGATCCGAAGCCACAGTCGGGGTGCTTGCTGGTGCACTAACGGGTAAGGGGTGGAAGATGGAAAACTTTGTGGCCGTGCCGGTGACAGCGAGCAATTAATTTCGAGAAACTCTTCAAGAATGAGGCAGAAGGATATGTGCGAGtttgtgagagtgtgtgtttgcagaATGAACCTTTTGGAGTCGTTAGAAAAGATTGTGatgtgaatttttaaaatggGTGGAAAAGCGACTGCACATGAGCATGGTGAAGAATGTGTCCCGACCAGAGCAGCTCCAACAGGTGCTTTGTTGTGTTCCCTTCTCGGTAAAGTGTCTTCCATCGAACGAATCGTTCTTTGAAATCAAATTTAAGTTAAATTGCCTGATTTAAGAGGAACATCCGAAGGAAATGATTCCCTCCCATTCTACAGAAAGCAAGCGATACTCCGTCACGGGCAAACGATAAAACGATAATGATTTGACAGCGGTACCATCAACCGTCAATCCCAGTTTTAACgtgaataaatattttaaacgaAACTTTCTCGATTGGTTTTTACTTTACAAAGCTGAACCAGTCGCGTACGATGAACACCAACACCGAAGCACTGTACTTGGAAAAGCATTAAATTTGTAGCAGATTCGGTTCGTGGAGCCGTTCTGTTGTAGTTGTAATCGAAAGATTCCTCccttttattgttgttgttgtctagGTGATGAATTTATGTCAGTCCAATTGCCGCCGATTGAGGTTCATCGTACacgactggctggctggctggctggctggaagATGATTACCATCAATCAAAAtgaaatcataaatcaaatGGTACAAAATTCAGCAGTTCGTGAATAAATCATGCGTTTCGTCTTCGCTGCCGCTGCTTACAGTACTTAGGGTAATGAAATTCTTAAAGAGAATAGAAGCGAAGCTTCTGAGAGAAATAGAAATGGCATAGCAGAGCAGTGGCAAACAGAAGTTTGggttaaaattgtaaaatcaATGATTGAAATAATTGCTTCGTTCGTCGTAGATGGGGAGGTCGCTTCAATTTAAAGTGAAAGATTAGCTGATTCCAGGTATATTGATACTGGAGATGGTACAGCTGTGTCGGATTTCACGCCCGAGTTCACCGTGTTATGTCTTGatacgatttttttatatagtaacatattgttgaaatgtttgtttactttattGGTCAACATCCTAAGCAACATCTTACGTTGAAATTACTACCCACGCCGTATTGGTTACAAAGCGATGAGTATTTTGCATGAGAAACTTTTCATAAGTAACGAAGGCGATATGATGCCTACAGTTTTAATACCAGTCGACAAGTAGacattcatattttttttattcaggagtgacggtccaaaaaggccgtattgcttaagacATTCATAAATATCACAATAATAATATACGTCCAGGTAATATGTCAACGTGTGaagaattaatttaaaaccttTTTCTAATTAAAAACTGTAAGTACCGATACGTTGCACCGATACCGATATCGTTGCAGATTTATGATATTTTACAATGTTTAGAGTAAAATTACTGGagatctttattttttttctcaaaagtATGAGGTTTGCTCTAGTAATACAGGGATTAGACCGATTACAATTGaattaataagaaaatattaaatgcCAAAAATGCCTTAAGTGTCCGTAATTTGAAGCAGTACGGTACATACAGGTAATATTTCAACGTGTAAACAATTAATGGCCAAGACCAATTTGTGGTTGAAATGTAGAATGGAATAAtgctttttaaaacattttcttaTTCAAAACTTGACTTTTAGGTAGTTTAGTGTTATATTTTGAATAGAGTCAAGGAACTC
This sequence is a window from Anopheles merus strain MAF chromosome 3R, AmerM5.1, whole genome shotgun sequence. Protein-coding genes within it:
- the LOC121596975 gene encoding trypsin-7-like, with amino-acid sequence MHPLYHYCTPLLYCCLVLLVSLCLCAIKTEENSSCPACVCGKVPNPPLPNSLRVIGGNTSDIDQYPWMAALYYRQQFTCGGSLINDRYILTAAHCVARMDAAGFEVYLRRPNIATLNPEAVHRRVARIVMNRYQELRNNNDVALLLLHGPVGVADGLVPICLPVDGSNFDGKEAIVTGWGTTESGELSEHLQQLTVPILTNQQCRKSGYFRFQITAKMLCAGYLEGGRDSCQGDSGGPLQLAKGETGQQQIVGVVSWGNECAQRNYPGVYARVTRFVSWIRSHSRGACWCTNG